Within the Pseudorasbora parva isolate DD20220531a chromosome 15, ASM2467924v1, whole genome shotgun sequence genome, the region CCAGTGTTAAAACAAACgtgcaaagactaaatcaaacaCCCTTTACAAATATAAAGGCAACACAACAATGTTTGAATTGTTTTAAAGTTGGAGGAAAACAGTACTGGGTACTGGGTCGGTACTTCCATTTGCATCATGGTCGTGACCTTTCCAATGTGATGTTatacacacacctaaaggattattaggaacaccatactaatactgtgtttgaccccctttcgccttcagaattgccttaattctatgtctATGTTCTCATtatgtttacgccaaattctgactctacaatctgaatgtctcaacagaaattgagactcatcagaccaggcaacatttttccagtcttcaactgtccaattttgttgagctggtgcaaattgtagcctcttttttcctatttgtagtggagatgagtggtgcccggtggggtcttatgctgctgtagcccatccgcctcaaggttgtgcgtgttgtggcttcacaaatgctttgctgcatacctcggttgtaacgagtggttatttcagtcaaagttgctcttctattagCTTGAATCATTCGgctcattctcctctgacctctagcatcaacaaggctttttcgcccacaggactgctgcagactggacgtttttcccttttcacaccattctttataaaccctagaaatggttgtgcgtgaaaatcccagtaaatgagcagattgtaaaatactcagaccggcccgtctggcaccaacaaccatgccatgctcaaaatggCCTAAATAaactttctttcccattctgacattcagtttggagttcaggagattgtcttgaccaggaccacacccctaaatgcattgaagcaactgccatgtgattggttgattagataattgcattaatgagaaactgaacaggtgttcctaataattcacatttaggtgagtgtacatcgTGAAGAACAACAACACAGAAGTTGTGCATTTAaggttaaaatgtatataaatgtttttgtttgttttttaaatgtcagaTGGTTTGTCTAGATAAGACCCTCTTCCTTGTGTGGAATCGTGTAGAgcctgaaactgcattgatttggatcTTCAACCGTTGGTCCCCATTGAAatccattatgtggagaaaaatcctggaatgttttcctcaaaaaaacgtaatttctttttcgactgaagaaagaaagacacgaACATCTTGAATGAAATGGGGGTGAGAAAATGATCAGAAGGCCAAAGTGAACAAATCCTTTAAGCtaaaacttcacacacacacacacacacacacacacacacacaccctggagacctcagagacttattttacatcttgtagaAAGGGGCTTTACAGGACCCATTTAAAAAGGTGCTAAATTTACCTTCATAAAACCTGCAGAAACCCCAAATCATTTCCACCTGACAGAGTCCTATTCTTGCTTCTTACTCTCTCATTCGTACATGTTTCTGTCTTCAATTAGAGTGAGCGCCAACCAGTGAAAATGATGTACCAGAAGAAAAAGTTCCCCTACAACTACATCTGTGAGCAGCGCTTGCAGGTGCTGGAGTTGCCATACGTAAAGGAGGAGCTCAGCATGTTGATCCTTCTTCCTGAGGAAACTCAGGACGGCTCTGATCCTCTTCTAGAGGTCAGCAAGAAGTATTTTCTACTGATCTTGATTGTATATGGTATCTTATATGTTTAGAGACTCacaatatatgtatgtgtgtttgacagCTGGAGAGCGAGTTGACCCTTGACAAGCTTCATGAATGGACCAACAGAAGCAAAATGGACACCCAGATAAATATCAAAGTCCATTTGCCAAAGTTTAAACTGGAGGTTGAGAGTTCCTTAGCAGACACATTGATGGGGATGGGGATGACTTCTGTGTTCCAGGATGGAAAGGCGGATCTAACAGGAATGAGCAGTCAGGGTGGGCTCTTCATTTCAGCGGTGGCCCACAAGGCATTTGTTGTTGTAAATGAAGAAGGCACAGAGGCGGCAGCAGCCACTGCAGCAGTCGCGGTTACCAACTCTGTGGAtcaaaaagaggaaaaaaagatcTTTATGGCAGATCACCCGTTCTTATTCTACATCAGGCACAACCCCACCAACAGCATCCTCTTCTTTGGCAGGTTCAGAAGCCCATCTTAAATTTGTGATGTctgtttaaaggtgccctagaatgaaaaattgatttaaccttgccatagtgaaataataagagttcagtacatggacatcacatactgtaagtctcaaacatcattgcctcctccttcatatgtaaatcttgtgcatgaaaaacaccacagaaaaataagtgattctcaacataccGCCAACCGTGAAGCAATCGTTTGTGATCATTAATATGtccgcccccaacatttgcatctgttcaaacatgttcattgtcaggcggaaccgAATCttcgggactgcaggtaaacaagacactTGAGGATACCGAAAACggctctcatggacacacggcatgttccaggctgtgtaggggacgtgaggacttttcatttGTCaaaagtcatggttgatgtttattaaaaTCGGATACCGCaaaaatttaattcaaaatcgttaatttgttcggcccatttcaagcaagcttcgcccAGCGTCCTGTACTTaagaaaggggcaattacaactgtattcctgaaATCAGTAAGTAGGAATTTACCCACTTATTGACTAAAgttagctgtttaaacaatttcttattaaattgaaagtttcttagagagaccgcattgtctagataacgcaagatgctagtacagtaacaataggaaactccaagtaccatacaaaatgaaatagtgtgtctaatgacaaaggttaatattatttcataatacaaaataactgttacaaccgtagatacgttgcttacagatcgtttaCTCGATCCCTCAAGCAAACCTCACCTGAAGTAATTtaacaaggctattcattttgtaaaaatatatatatttatatttttgagaactgaaagTGAaaacatgctt harbors:
- the LOC137040946 gene encoding leukocyte elastase inhibitor-like gives rise to the protein MEVLSRANSLFALDLYRALSASNAEGNMFFSPLSVSAALAMVYLGARGDTAKEMEKVLSFSSVSDVHSHFESLTSSINSPSASYILKLANRLYGEKTFSFLPEYLESTLKLYHAELQPVDFIGAAEDSRKLINTWVEEQTENKIQDLLKPGIVTAMTRLVLVNAIYFKGNWLQRFKARHTKKMPFKINQSERQPVKMMYQKKKFPYNYICEQRLQVLELPYVKEELSMLILLPEETQDGSDPLLELESELTLDKLHEWTNRSKMDTQINIKVHLPKFKLEVESSLADTLMGMGMTSVFQDGKADLTGMSSQGGLFISAVAHKAFVVVNEEGTEAAAATAAVAVTNSVDQKEEKKIFMADHPFLFYIRHNPTNSILFFGRFRSPS